From one Bos javanicus breed banteng chromosome 15, ARS-OSU_banteng_1.0, whole genome shotgun sequence genomic stretch:
- the CBLIF gene encoding cobalamin binding intrinsic factor isoform X2: MENSVINSTFPNPSVLIAMNLAGAYNVEAQKLLTFDLMASDTADLTAGQLALTIMALTSSCRDPGDKVSTLRTQMENWTPSSLGSYASTFYGPSLAILALCQNNPETTLPVAARFAKTLLASSSPFDVDAGAVATLALTCMYNRIPVGSEEGYRALFAQLLKKIVEDISTRVRDNGLIGDVYSTGLAMQALSVTPERPKKQWDCQQTMDTVLDEIKEGKFQNSMAIAQILPSLKGKTYLDVPQVSCSPDQEVQPTQPNFPSPVPTSASNITVVYTISNQLRGVELLFNVTISVSVKKGSVLLVVLEEAQRRNPKFKFETRMTSWGLEVSSINNIAGNVNDKTYWQFLSGKTPLIEGVADYIPFNHEHITANFTQY, from the exons ATGGAGAACTCGGTGATCAACTCCACCTTCCCAAATCCCAGTGTCCTGATCGCCATGAACCTGGCAGGAGCCTACAACGTGGAGGCCCAGAAGCTCCTGACTTTCGATCTCATGGCCAGTGACACAGCCG ACCTGACTGCTGGTCAGCTCGCCCTCACCATCATGGCCCTCACCTCCTCCTGCCGAGACCCTGGGGACAAAGTGTCAACTCTGCGGACCCAAATGGAGAACTGGACACCTTCCA GCCTCGGTTCCTACGCTTCCACCTTCTATGGGCCCAGCCTGGCCATCCTGGCGCTGTGCCAGAACAACCCAGAGACGACCTTACCCGTAGCAGCCCGCTTCGCCAAGACCCTGCTGGCCAGCTCCTCTCCCTTTGACGTGG ACGCAGGAGCAGTGGCGACCTTGGCTCTGACCTGTATGTACAACAGGATCCCCGTAGGTTCGGAGGAAGGGTACCGCGCCCTGTtcgctcagttgctaaagaagaTCGTGGAGGATATCAGCACGAGGGTCCGAGACAATGGCCTCATCGGAGACGTCTACAGCACTGGCCTCGCGATGCAG GCTCTCTCCGTGACACCTGAGAGACCTAAGAAGCAGTGGGATTGCCAGCAGACCATGGATACTGTACTGGACGAGATCAAGGAGGGGAAATTCCAAAACTCCATGGCCATTGCCCAAATCCTCCCTTCACTGAAAGGCAAGACCTACCTAGATGTGCCCCAAGTGTCTTGCAGCCCTG ATCAAGAGGTACAACCAACTCAGCCCAACTTTCCCAGCCCTGTTCCCACCTCAGCCTCCAACATCACTGTCGTCTACACCATAAGTAACCAGCTGAGGGGCGTGGAGCTGCTCTTCAACGTGACCATCAGTGTTAGTGTGAAGAAAGGATCCGTGCTGCTTGTTGTCCTAGAGGAAGCACAGCGCCGAAACCCCAAGTTCAA GTTTGAAACCAGAATGACATCCTGGGGACTTGAGGTCTCTTCAATTAACAATATCGCTGGAAATGTTAATGACAAGACATATTGGCAATTCCTGAGTGGCAAAACACCTTTAATAGAAG GAGTCGCTGACTACATACCCTTCAACCATGAGCACATCACAGCCAACTTCACACAGTACTAA
- the CBLIF gene encoding cobalamin binding intrinsic factor isoform X1, with protein MGSGQTALQRAAYIRGSRETRTLHTSGLGNRGRDTPGDRGMARAALQLLTLLWAATRTSTQTRSSCSVPSAEQPWVDGIQVIMENSVINSTFPNPSVLIAMNLAGAYNVEAQKLLTFDLMASDTADLTAGQLALTIMALTSSCRDPGDKVSTLRTQMENWTPSSLGSYASTFYGPSLAILALCQNNPETTLPVAARFAKTLLASSSPFDVDAGAVATLALTCMYNRIPVGSEEGYRALFAQLLKKIVEDISTRVRDNGLIGDVYSTGLAMQALSVTPERPKKQWDCQQTMDTVLDEIKEGKFQNSMAIAQILPSLKGKTYLDVPQVSCSPDQEVQPTQPNFPSPVPTSASNITVVYTISNQLRGVELLFNVTISVSVKKGSVLLVVLEEAQRRNPKFKFETRMTSWGLEVSSINNIAGNVNDKTYWQFLSGKTPLIEGVADYIPFNHEHITANFTQY; from the exons ATGGGGAGCGGGCAGACTGCTTTACAAAGAGCCGCATATATAAGGGGAAGCAGGGAAACACGAACCCTGCACACGTCGGGACTCGGGAACAGGGGACGGGACACACCAGGAGACAGAGGCATGGCCCGGGCTGCCCTCCAGCTCCTGACCCTTCTCTGGGCTGCGACGAGGACCAGCACCCAGACCCGAAGCTCATGCT CTGTTCCCTCAGCAGAGCAGCCCTGGGTCGATGGCATCCAAGTGATCATGGAGAACTCGGTGATCAACTCCACCTTCCCAAATCCCAGTGTCCTGATCGCCATGAACCTGGCAGGAGCCTACAACGTGGAGGCCCAGAAGCTCCTGACTTTCGATCTCATGGCCAGTGACACAGCCG ACCTGACTGCTGGTCAGCTCGCCCTCACCATCATGGCCCTCACCTCCTCCTGCCGAGACCCTGGGGACAAAGTGTCAACTCTGCGGACCCAAATGGAGAACTGGACACCTTCCA GCCTCGGTTCCTACGCTTCCACCTTCTATGGGCCCAGCCTGGCCATCCTGGCGCTGTGCCAGAACAACCCAGAGACGACCTTACCCGTAGCAGCCCGCTTCGCCAAGACCCTGCTGGCCAGCTCCTCTCCCTTTGACGTGG ACGCAGGAGCAGTGGCGACCTTGGCTCTGACCTGTATGTACAACAGGATCCCCGTAGGTTCGGAGGAAGGGTACCGCGCCCTGTtcgctcagttgctaaagaagaTCGTGGAGGATATCAGCACGAGGGTCCGAGACAATGGCCTCATCGGAGACGTCTACAGCACTGGCCTCGCGATGCAG GCTCTCTCCGTGACACCTGAGAGACCTAAGAAGCAGTGGGATTGCCAGCAGACCATGGATACTGTACTGGACGAGATCAAGGAGGGGAAATTCCAAAACTCCATGGCCATTGCCCAAATCCTCCCTTCACTGAAAGGCAAGACCTACCTAGATGTGCCCCAAGTGTCTTGCAGCCCTG ATCAAGAGGTACAACCAACTCAGCCCAACTTTCCCAGCCCTGTTCCCACCTCAGCCTCCAACATCACTGTCGTCTACACCATAAGTAACCAGCTGAGGGGCGTGGAGCTGCTCTTCAACGTGACCATCAGTGTTAGTGTGAAGAAAGGATCCGTGCTGCTTGTTGTCCTAGAGGAAGCACAGCGCCGAAACCCCAAGTTCAA GTTTGAAACCAGAATGACATCCTGGGGACTTGAGGTCTCTTCAATTAACAATATCGCTGGAAATGTTAATGACAAGACATATTGGCAATTCCTGAGTGGCAAAACACCTTTAATAGAAG GAGTCGCTGACTACATACCCTTCAACCATGAGCACATCACAGCCAACTTCACACAGTACTAA